A region of Gemmatimonadaceae bacterium DNA encodes the following proteins:
- a CDS encoding trypsin-like peptidase domain-containing protein, translating into MERVILRHLKGSKASQLEEFPLQQFSELVFGRDPNSSVRFDPEKDDLVGRQHARIARDASDPYRFKVVDLNSRNGTYLNKLRVVGEMPIQPGDVIQLGAGGPEIQFDLDPLPAQYVKATRLGVAGAVGSTAMGVNETRVGATAGSATGPIGGAAAPNAIGKATVERMIGETKTAANRKLYAGLAAAVVVIASVAMWQKNRADAKTREAQQQATAAGQRAAQAEAKTAGMVQNLASETERAKQLAGALTPAEIADKNVGTVVQIEMAWHLIHTSSGGQAYHLFVANEYKDRRGKVFSLIDDGRRSIPAYIAVGNNNIEPYLTLSQANGRPIGVEGGGTGFVTKSDGYIITNRHVAANWRAPYSFDSRSDIGILVNGAGQALFNDDGTPAIVRPPMNWIPSETKQDGPKGTRGQYEGRTDYLNVSFPKNTLRREARVEAVSDRHDVALIKINFPGSLPTVTIHDSYNETKLGDPMVVLGYPAISPSVLQVVKPKDGSGNDAQLRAVPDPTLTNGTIAKVIRASDGPVNDSYGQYNMWGDSYQLNINTTGAGNSGGPVFDAQGRVIGVYSWGRQMDVQVSYAVPIKYALELMTISPNAR; encoded by the coding sequence ATGGAACGCGTCATTCTCCGCCATCTCAAGGGATCGAAGGCGAGCCAGCTGGAAGAGTTTCCGTTGCAGCAATTCTCCGAGCTCGTGTTCGGCCGCGATCCCAACTCATCGGTCCGCTTCGATCCGGAGAAGGACGACCTGGTCGGCCGCCAGCACGCCCGGATCGCGCGGGATGCGTCGGACCCGTACCGCTTCAAGGTCGTGGACCTCAACAGCCGCAACGGGACGTACCTCAATAAGCTGCGCGTCGTTGGTGAGATGCCGATCCAGCCGGGCGATGTGATCCAGCTCGGCGCTGGCGGGCCCGAGATCCAGTTCGACCTCGATCCGCTGCCGGCGCAGTACGTGAAGGCGACGCGCCTGGGCGTGGCCGGTGCGGTGGGATCGACGGCCATGGGCGTGAACGAAACGCGCGTTGGCGCGACGGCGGGATCGGCCACCGGCCCGATCGGGGGCGCAGCGGCACCGAATGCCATTGGCAAGGCCACCGTGGAGCGCATGATCGGCGAGACGAAGACCGCCGCCAATCGCAAGCTGTATGCGGGACTCGCTGCCGCCGTCGTCGTGATCGCGAGCGTGGCGATGTGGCAGAAGAACCGGGCCGATGCCAAGACGCGCGAAGCACAGCAGCAGGCGACCGCCGCCGGACAGCGTGCCGCCCAAGCCGAAGCCAAGACGGCCGGCATGGTGCAGAACCTCGCGAGCGAAACGGAGCGGGCCAAGCAGCTCGCCGGCGCGCTCACGCCCGCCGAGATCGCCGACAAGAACGTGGGTACGGTGGTGCAGATCGAGATGGCGTGGCACCTCATTCACACCTCATCGGGCGGCCAGGCGTATCATCTGTTCGTCGCCAACGAGTACAAGGACCGGCGGGGCAAGGTGTTCTCCCTGATCGACGATGGCCGTCGCTCGATCCCGGCGTACATCGCCGTGGGGAACAACAACATCGAGCCGTACCTGACGCTCTCGCAGGCGAACGGTCGTCCGATCGGCGTGGAAGGTGGCGGCACGGGCTTCGTGACCAAGAGTGACGGCTACATCATCACCAACCGCCACGTCGCGGCCAACTGGCGCGCTCCCTACAGCTTCGACTCGCGCTCAGACATCGGCATCCTGGTGAACGGGGCAGGCCAGGCCCTGTTCAACGACGACGGAACGCCGGCCATCGTGCGCCCACCCATGAACTGGATCCCGTCGGAGACCAAGCAGGACGGCCCCAAGGGCACGCGTGGTCAGTACGAAGGCCGCACCGACTACCTCAACGTCTCGTTCCCCAAGAACACGCTGCGCCGCGAGGCACGCGTCGAGGCCGTGTCGGACCGCCATGACGTGGCCCTCATCAAGATCAACTTCCCGGGCTCGCTTCCGACGGTCACGATCCACGACTCGTACAACGAGACCAAGCTCGGCGACCCGATGGTGGTGCTCGGCTATCCCGCGATCTCGCCCAGCGTGCTCCAGGTGGTGAAGCCAAAGGACGGCAGCGGCAACGACGCGCAGCTCCGTGCGGTGCCTGACCCGACCCTCACGAACGGCACCATCGCCAAGGTGATCCGCGCCAGTGATGGTCCGGTGAACGACAGCTACGGCCAGTACAACATGTGGGGCGACTCGTACCAGCTGAACATCAACACGACCGGGGCCGGCAACAGCGGCGGCCCGGTGTTCGATGCCCAGGGTCGGGTGATCGGCGTGTACTCGTGGGGCCGGCAGATGGATGTGCAGGTCAGCTACGCCGTGCCGATCAAGTACGCCCTCGAACTCATGACCATCTCGCCCAACGCTCGATAA
- a CDS encoding serine/threonine protein kinase: MPTIQRAAIGRYRIIDFVGAGGMGEVYRVVDTASGRIAALKVLTATRGATMLERFRNEARIHSTLQHRGIATMYEFLETDGMPCIAMEFVDGDTLEQHIRAAGSLDQDQALKIFAGVVDVVSYLHERGVVHRDLKSNNVKIDDRGQVKLLDFGIAKSHNTPKLTTDGNVIGTLHYLSPEQLRTGQADARSDVWALGVLLYEMVTGHMPFEGGALGVVTERLLKGMYVPASTIRPSVTREVDRIIGRCLRVQAGDRYANAEALLTDVRVLLTGEQRTRGLLRIDPATSGEVGRALRRHGPLAASVSAAGLALAFLIWSLPPETTTGSTGQAADTTFALPPAEIADTPRPEPRSGELVIGSGTLSTATITVPGDLHADVVYQGRVVGRTPFRVRAPAGAEVVLTLRLTGYADEPIRFTMTVFDNEFQHVLMPIAARGDSQGFAARQDAARVKFNSRSATAGLSLVQLRHA, translated from the coding sequence ATGCCCACCATCCAGCGAGCGGCAATCGGTCGCTACCGGATCATCGACTTCGTCGGTGCCGGGGGAATGGGGGAGGTCTACCGCGTGGTGGACACCGCCAGCGGGCGGATCGCGGCGCTCAAGGTGCTCACCGCGACGCGCGGCGCCACGATGCTCGAGCGATTCCGCAACGAGGCAAGGATCCATTCCACGCTGCAGCACCGCGGCATTGCCACGATGTACGAGTTCCTCGAGACCGACGGCATGCCGTGCATCGCGATGGAGTTCGTGGACGGCGACACGCTGGAGCAGCACATCCGTGCCGCCGGGTCGCTGGACCAGGATCAGGCGCTGAAGATCTTCGCGGGCGTCGTCGATGTCGTGAGCTATCTGCACGAACGTGGCGTGGTCCATCGAGATCTCAAGTCCAACAACGTCAAGATCGACGATCGAGGCCAGGTCAAGCTGCTGGACTTTGGCATTGCCAAGTCGCACAACACGCCCAAGCTCACGACCGACGGCAACGTCATCGGCACGCTGCACTACCTCTCGCCCGAACAGCTGCGCACCGGGCAGGCTGACGCGCGCAGCGACGTGTGGGCGCTGGGTGTGCTGCTTTACGAGATGGTGACCGGGCACATGCCGTTCGAAGGCGGGGCGCTGGGCGTGGTCACGGAGCGACTGCTCAAGGGCATGTATGTGCCTGCTTCCACGATCCGGCCATCGGTCACGCGCGAGGTCGACCGGATCATCGGGCGGTGCCTGCGTGTGCAGGCCGGCGACCGTTATGCCAACGCCGAGGCCCTGCTCACCGATGTGCGCGTGCTGCTCACCGGGGAGCAGCGTACACGCGGTCTCCTGCGCATCGATCCGGCCACCTCGGGAGAAGTGGGGCGCGCGCTGCGGCGACACGGGCCGCTTGCCGCCAGCGTGAGCGCGGCGGGGCTGGCGTTGGCTTTCCTCATTTGGAGCCTGCCGCCGGAGACCACTACCGGCAGCACGGGGCAGGCGGCCGACACGACATTCGCATTGCCTCCGGCTGAAATCGCCGACACCCCGCGTCCGGAGCCGCGCTCCGGCGAACTCGTCATCGGCAGCGGCACCCTGTCCACCGCCACGATCACTGTACCGGGCGACCTGCACGCAGACGTCGTCTATCAGGGTCGCGTGGTCGGACGCACACCCTTCAGGGTCCGCGCGCCCGCGGGCGCCGAGGTGGTGTTGACGCTTCGCCTGACCGGATATGCCGACGAGCCGATTCGCTTCACGATGACGGTGTTCGACAACGAGTTCCAGCACGTGCTCATGCCCATCGCGGCGCGCGGCGACTCGCAGGGGTTCGCGGCGCGTCAGGATGCAGCTCGGGTCAAGTTCAACTCGCGGTCCGCCACGGCGGGCCTCTCCCTGGTCCAACTCCGCCATGCCTGA
- a CDS encoding Stp1/IreP family PP2C-type Ser/Thr phosphatase encodes MPDARSLPAALGAPAFLSAGWLSRWFGGPPPATPLRATVELALPGDGAPEARLQVGWSTDPGCVREINEDAIRVVRPVSATDLATHGVLAVVCDGMGGHEAGEIASGLAIEAFVRGAAAHERDAAAQLVRCVEAANLAVFEAAQRDRKLAGMGTTCTGLLLRGGAAYCAHVGDSRCYLVRDGEIFLMTEDHSAVMELVRQGVITRDEARHHPDKNVISRALGSQRRVAVSAWPQPLGLRPGDRFLICSDGLYDLVEDVELRDTMLGLDAQGACDALVRLARERGGFDNISVAVLALPANDSARPVRETRAIEVAT; translated from the coding sequence ATGCCTGACGCCCGTTCCCTGCCCGCCGCCCTCGGCGCGCCGGCATTTCTCTCCGCCGGGTGGCTCAGCCGCTGGTTTGGCGGACCACCCCCCGCGACGCCGTTGCGCGCCACGGTGGAGCTTGCCCTGCCTGGCGACGGCGCTCCCGAAGCGCGACTGCAGGTGGGGTGGAGCACCGATCCAGGGTGCGTGCGCGAGATCAACGAAGACGCGATCCGCGTGGTACGCCCGGTGAGCGCCACCGACCTCGCCACACACGGCGTGCTGGCGGTGGTGTGCGACGGCATGGGCGGTCATGAAGCTGGTGAGATTGCGAGTGGACTCGCGATCGAGGCGTTCGTGCGGGGCGCCGCGGCTCACGAACGCGATGCCGCCGCTCAACTCGTGCGCTGCGTTGAGGCGGCGAACCTGGCCGTCTTCGAGGCGGCCCAGCGCGATCGCAAGCTCGCCGGCATGGGCACGACCTGCACGGGGCTGCTACTGCGCGGGGGCGCAGCATACTGTGCTCACGTCGGGGACAGTCGCTGCTACCTGGTGCGTGACGGCGAGATCTTCCTCATGACCGAAGATCACTCGGCGGTCATGGAACTGGTGCGACAGGGCGTGATCACGAGGGACGAGGCACGGCACCATCCCGACAAGAACGTGATCTCGCGCGCGCTGGGCAGCCAGCGGCGTGTCGCCGTCTCGGCGTGGCCGCAGCCGCTGGGGCTCCGCCCGGGGGATCGGTTCCTCATCTGCTCCGACGGACTGTACGACCTGGTGGAGGATGTGGAACTGCGGGACACGATGCTGGGCCTCGACGCCCAGGGCGCCTGCGACGCACTGGTTCGACTCGCCCGTGAGCGCGGCGGCTTTGACAACATCTCCGTGGCTGTGCTCGCGCTTCCGGCGAATGACAGCGCCCGCCCGGTGCGGGAGACGCGCGCCATCGAGGTCGCGACATGA